One stretch of Cohnella algarum DNA includes these proteins:
- a CDS encoding response regulator, translated as MISVMLIDDDVPMLDYVAQLLKQLDLELELTASASTSEQALERFQAALPDLVVTDIGMPGMDGLELAQAFRTIKPEVRLIFLTCYEEFQYSKRAFQMEADDYLIKDELSAEQLRVSLRKAMDQFRARSERMERYVIRQDIERNKDVLKTSFLKELLAGGGGLTGTMQFGERLGISWKLPFFRVGFLHLDAASVAERYGYEDMHLIQYAVFNMVTEICADAGAAPVTPFMTKDYEIYLIWNAAGPGEAEGSPSRGKADGAEADMLRFMETVREKTKQYLKIDVLGFYWPEAVPLAQIGAAHRRMTACREQSFYGSAGAAAVSAEPAPFDPAADGKFDKERGLLSLALEENDGSWIDLAVSAMSQRVAADRLPPRLVKEACADLVRQLAYETNGQVGEGFYTHLGLAVRAAEAVQLTRRELRGLFVRHSLAPGGKEEERDLRLQAIDQYLQEHVDEMVTSVDMAHYLHLNPSYFSRFFKRLAGVNFTEYVNQFKINMAIRMLRQENETVENVAYTLGFSDRAYFSKVFKKYSGKSPSEFKGS; from the coding sequence ATGATATCGGTCATGCTGATTGACGATGACGTCCCGATGCTGGACTATGTGGCGCAGCTGCTGAAGCAGCTCGATCTGGAGCTGGAGCTGACGGCTTCGGCGTCCACCAGCGAGCAGGCGCTGGAGCGGTTTCAAGCCGCGCTGCCCGACCTGGTCGTCACCGACATCGGCATGCCCGGCATGGACGGATTGGAGCTGGCGCAAGCTTTCCGCACGATCAAGCCGGAGGTCAGGCTGATTTTCCTGACGTGCTACGAAGAGTTTCAGTATTCCAAGAGAGCTTTCCAGATGGAAGCCGACGATTATTTGATCAAGGACGAGCTTTCGGCCGAGCAGCTTCGCGTCAGCCTGCGCAAGGCGATGGATCAGTTTCGGGCCCGCAGCGAGCGGATGGAGCGCTATGTGATTCGGCAGGATATCGAGCGCAACAAGGATGTGCTGAAGACGAGCTTTCTGAAGGAGCTGCTGGCCGGCGGCGGCGGCTTGACGGGCACGATGCAATTCGGCGAACGGCTGGGCATTTCGTGGAAGCTGCCTTTTTTTCGGGTCGGCTTCCTCCATCTCGACGCCGCTTCCGTCGCGGAGCGGTACGGGTACGAGGACATGCATTTGATCCAGTACGCGGTATTCAACATGGTGACGGAAATTTGCGCCGATGCGGGCGCGGCTCCCGTTACCCCGTTCATGACCAAGGATTACGAGATTTATCTGATCTGGAACGCGGCCGGCCCCGGGGAAGCCGAAGGAAGCCCAAGCCGCGGCAAGGCCGACGGGGCGGAAGCGGACATGCTTCGCTTCATGGAGACGGTACGGGAAAAAACGAAGCAGTACTTGAAAATCGACGTGCTGGGCTTTTATTGGCCGGAAGCCGTTCCGCTGGCGCAAATCGGAGCCGCCCATCGCCGGATGACGGCTTGCCGCGAGCAAAGCTTTTACGGCAGCGCCGGGGCGGCGGCGGTATCGGCCGAGCCGGCGCCGTTCGATCCCGCCGCCGACGGCAAATTCGACAAGGAAAGAGGCTTGCTGTCGCTCGCGCTCGAGGAGAACGACGGATCGTGGATCGATCTGGCCGTCAGCGCGATGAGCCAGCGGGTTGCGGCGGACCGCTTGCCGCCCCGCCTGGTCAAGGAAGCTTGCGCGGATCTCGTCCGGCAGCTGGCGTACGAGACGAACGGGCAGGTGGGGGAGGGCTTCTACACGCATCTCGGGCTGGCCGTTCGAGCTGCGGAAGCGGTTCAACTGACTCGCCGGGAGCTGCGGGGCTTGTTCGTCCGTCACTCTCTTGCGCCCGGGGGCAAAGAGGAAGAAAGGGATTTGCGGCTGCAGGCGATCGATCAATATTTGCAAGAGCATGTGGACGAAATGGTCACCTCGGTCGACATGGCCCATTATTTGCACTTGAATCCCAGTTATTTTTCCCGGTTTTTCAAACGGCTTGCCGGGGTCAACTTCACCGAATACGTCAACCAGTTCAAAATTAACATGGCGATCCGGATGCTGCGGCAGGAGAACGAAACGGTGGAAAACGTCGCGTATACGCTCGGGTTTTCGGATCGGGCCTACTTTTCCAAAGTATTCAAAAAGTACAGCGGCAAAAGCCCGAGCGAATTCAAGGGTTCGTAA
- a CDS encoding sensor histidine kinase, translating into MSALMGWMSRFSFHRRLQFSFLILILLPFMAVTLWSYTSVKQNVTDRTLRSNEETLRVIANQLTKTIDTISFASIYFSQSYDAEALESLRYLKDKDSFTDYEAYARHSKLKSMANILTVQSFDANLEILIVNRKNRIVMGNLDRALFSELPDGFLAAGSRVDDSETSILQWFPSGSGDAAPAHYYAARVIADPRNSEKLATLFIGIPNSYFQSVLNTGNPAVAVTLTDKSGSRIASANEIGDLSGADVLSGEVRIPRVDWQLASHTPRSSIVGQINREFFVSIMVVGIFFVGFLVLSVLWAGQINKPLSLLRSNVKQYVGGNRNVRLPVKGKDEVAQLSSAFNQMLDELNQLLHQVETEQEEKRKLELQALAAQISPHFLLNTLNSIKVNLLLAGDSAHGGMLESLIKLLRAYVRVEPVGLAEECKVLGSYIQVMQIRNRLDIRFHSRIGAQAEAIRLPRLLLQPIVENAIIHGFSSRPENPAIELSAEWTGAGLRIEIGDNGRGMPDERLKRLNDRLDGIAGEESPASGRGVGMVNVARRLRILYGPLARLSAANRSGGGLAVVFFIPMTLPEEAASDDIGHAD; encoded by the coding sequence ATGAGCGCGTTAATGGGCTGGATGAGCCGCTTTTCTTTCCATCGCAGACTGCAGTTTTCGTTCCTGATCTTGATCCTGCTGCCGTTCATGGCGGTTACGCTCTGGTCGTATACGTCCGTCAAGCAGAACGTGACCGACCGGACGCTGCGCTCCAATGAAGAAACGCTCCGGGTGATCGCCAACCAACTTACGAAGACGATCGACACGATATCCTTCGCCTCGATTTACTTTTCCCAGTCGTACGACGCCGAAGCGCTGGAGAGCCTGCGATACTTGAAGGACAAGGACTCGTTCACGGACTACGAGGCGTACGCCCGGCATTCGAAGCTGAAGTCGATGGCCAACATATTGACCGTGCAGTCGTTCGACGCCAATCTGGAAATTCTCATCGTCAACCGGAAAAACCGGATCGTCATGGGCAACCTGGACCGGGCATTGTTCTCGGAGCTGCCGGACGGATTTCTGGCGGCCGGCAGCCGCGTGGACGACAGCGAAACCTCGATTTTGCAGTGGTTCCCTTCCGGGAGCGGCGATGCCGCTCCCGCGCATTATTATGCGGCGCGCGTCATCGCCGACCCGCGCAACTCCGAGAAGCTGGCGACGTTGTTCATCGGCATTCCGAATTCCTATTTCCAAAGCGTGTTGAATACGGGCAATCCGGCAGTCGCCGTTACGCTGACGGACAAGTCCGGCAGCCGGATCGCTTCCGCGAACGAAATTGGCGACCTTTCCGGCGCGGATGTGCTGAGCGGCGAAGTGCGGATTCCGCGAGTGGATTGGCAGCTTGCCAGCCATACGCCAAGGAGCTCCATCGTCGGCCAGATCAACCGCGAATTTTTCGTTTCCATTATGGTGGTCGGCATTTTTTTCGTCGGCTTTCTGGTATTGTCGGTCCTGTGGGCCGGACAAATCAACAAGCCGCTCAGCCTGCTTCGTTCCAACGTCAAGCAGTACGTCGGGGGCAACCGGAACGTGCGCTTGCCGGTCAAGGGCAAGGACGAGGTCGCCCAGCTGTCCTCGGCGTTCAATCAGATGCTGGACGAGCTCAATCAGCTGCTGCATCAGGTGGAGACCGAGCAGGAGGAGAAGCGGAAGCTGGAGCTGCAGGCGCTTGCCGCCCAGATCAGTCCGCATTTTTTGCTGAATACGCTCAATTCCATCAAGGTGAACCTGCTGCTTGCCGGCGATTCGGCGCATGGCGGCATGCTGGAATCGCTGATCAAGCTGCTGCGCGCCTATGTGCGCGTCGAGCCGGTCGGGCTGGCGGAGGAGTGCAAAGTGCTGGGGAGCTACATCCAGGTCATGCAAATCCGCAACCGGCTGGACATCCGGTTCCATAGCCGGATCGGCGCGCAGGCCGAAGCGATCCGGCTTCCGCGCCTGCTGCTGCAGCCGATCGTCGAGAACGCGATCATCCACGGCTTCTCCTCCCGTCCCGAGAACCCGGCGATCGAGCTGAGCGCCGAATGGACGGGCGCCGGGCTTCGCATCGAGATCGGCGACAACGGCCGGGGCATGCCGGACGAACGGCTCAAGCGGCTCAACGACCGCCTTGACGGGATCGCGGGAGAGGAATCGCCCGCGTCCGGCAGAGGGGTCGGCATGGTCAACGTCGCCAGAAGGCTGCGGATTTTATACGGGCCTCTGGCGCGCCTTTCGGCCGCGAACCGTTCCGGCGGCGGCCTGGCCGTCGTGTTTTTCATCCCGATGACTCTTCCCGAGGAGGCGGCTTCCGATGATATCGGTCATGCTGATTGA
- a CDS encoding extracellular solute-binding protein has protein sequence MKRFSLALTSLILVFALAACSGGNGGNSNASPSAEAPSSTAPAASGSGEAAPAEKTKIKFYTFKMSKPEEPFYQAVQAYNESQDKVEVEYVSLVQNSDSVEFMTKLDVLIAGGEAVDVFMTGNEEQVLERASRGIVEPLNGLFAQEGVTPEDEYTKVIKLDDQVYGLLTNSTQWFTVFNKDHLEEAGLALPEMGWTWDDFREYAKKLTTDEHYGTYFHTWGEYPNIIAYTERPHPQLSADRKPIFDDPSFEYFFNLRRAMEKEDKSVEPYADVLASNYHVLQQFFAGNASMLAVPSYAVRAGLNLERFPHEFQMQYAPIPRAVDATDMGMTNISGSGIAIGASSKNKEAAYDFVRWMTTESYKFTQEIPAAKGVDGNQLLTDFFGDNTDLIDIESLSKTLFDPNVKMPEGGVSVAYGAELKTIVENGFNSFMLDNRSFEDVRKEMTEEAEKVIQANP, from the coding sequence TTGAAACGATTTAGTTTAGCGCTTACAAGCTTGATTCTGGTCTTTGCGCTTGCGGCATGCTCGGGAGGAAACGGCGGCAATTCGAACGCCTCGCCGTCCGCGGAGGCTCCGTCCTCGACGGCGCCGGCAGCTTCGGGCAGCGGGGAAGCGGCGCCCGCGGAAAAAACGAAAATCAAATTTTACACGTTCAAAATGAGCAAGCCGGAAGAGCCGTTCTATCAGGCGGTGCAGGCGTACAACGAGTCCCAGGACAAGGTGGAGGTCGAGTACGTCTCCCTCGTGCAAAACAGCGACAGCGTCGAATTCATGACCAAGCTGGATGTGCTGATTGCCGGCGGAGAAGCCGTGGACGTCTTCATGACGGGCAACGAGGAGCAGGTGCTGGAGCGCGCTTCGCGCGGCATCGTGGAACCGCTTAACGGCCTGTTCGCCCAAGAGGGCGTCACGCCGGAAGACGAATATACCAAGGTGATCAAGCTCGACGATCAGGTTTACGGGCTGCTGACCAACTCGACGCAGTGGTTTACCGTATTCAACAAGGACCATCTGGAGGAAGCGGGCCTGGCGCTGCCGGAGATGGGCTGGACGTGGGACGATTTCCGCGAATACGCCAAAAAGCTGACGACGGACGAACACTACGGAACGTATTTCCATACGTGGGGCGAATACCCGAACATCATCGCCTATACCGAGCGCCCGCATCCGCAATTGTCGGCCGACCGGAAACCGATTTTCGACGATCCGTCCTTCGAATACTTCTTCAATCTCCGCCGCGCCATGGAGAAGGAAGACAAGAGCGTAGAGCCGTACGCCGACGTTCTCGCTTCGAACTACCACGTGCTCCAGCAGTTTTTCGCCGGAAACGCGAGCATGCTGGCCGTGCCGAGCTACGCGGTCAGAGCGGGTCTCAACCTGGAGAGGTTCCCTCATGAATTCCAGATGCAGTACGCCCCGATTCCGCGCGCCGTCGACGCGACCGATATGGGCATGACGAACATTTCGGGCAGCGGCATCGCCATCGGCGCAAGCTCGAAAAACAAGGAAGCGGCATACGACTTCGTCCGTTGGATGACGACCGAGTCCTACAAGTTCACGCAGGAAATCCCGGCGGCCAAAGGGGTTGACGGCAACCAACTGCTGACGGACTTTTTCGGGGACAACACGGATCTGATCGATATCGAGTCGTTGTCCAAAACGTTGTTCGATCCGAACGTGAAAATGCCGGAAGGCGGCGTGAGCGTGGCGTACGGAGCCGAGCTGAAAACCATCGTCGAAAACGGGTTCAACAGCTTCATGCTGGACAACCGCAGCTTCGAGGACGTGCGAAAGGAAATGACCGAGGAAGCGGAGAAGGTCATCCAGGCCAATCCGTAG
- a CDS encoding carbohydrate ABC transporter permease, with the protein MRKIQLGNWLLTAAFAVISLFFLLPLFWMLSAASKTEKDVWTFPIQWIPEKWNLIENFKEVWMGDVSFTLFYGNSLKISILTTLATLLISAMAGYALSKLKFKGSALVFSLMLAFMMIPEQATLVPRYIMIKELGLYDTHLSLILLSMFSSYFTFLLRQFMAGIHNDMLEAAELDGAGYFRIFWSVMLPLSRPILATVGIIKFIWTWNDYQGPLIFLYSTDLYTIPLGMQFFKEEFGTRISVMMMAAVSADIPLLALFLALQKQVINGIAIGGVKG; encoded by the coding sequence ATGAGAAAAATCCAACTCGGCAATTGGCTGCTGACCGCCGCATTCGCCGTAATCTCGCTGTTTTTTCTGCTGCCGTTGTTCTGGATGCTGTCGGCCGCTTCCAAAACGGAGAAGGACGTATGGACGTTCCCGATTCAATGGATCCCCGAAAAATGGAACCTGATCGAAAATTTCAAAGAGGTATGGATGGGGGACGTTTCCTTTACCCTGTTTTACGGGAACTCCTTGAAAATCTCCATTTTGACCACGCTGGCCACCCTGCTCATCTCGGCCATGGCCGGCTATGCCCTCTCCAAGCTCAAGTTCAAGGGGAGCGCCCTGGTGTTCAGCCTGATGCTCGCCTTCATGATGATTCCGGAGCAGGCGACGCTCGTGCCCCGCTATATTATGATCAAGGAGCTGGGGCTGTACGACACGCACCTTTCCCTTATCCTCCTGAGCATGTTTTCCAGCTATTTTACGTTTTTGCTGCGGCAGTTCATGGCCGGCATCCACAACGATATGCTGGAAGCCGCGGAGCTGGACGGGGCCGGCTACTTCCGCATCTTCTGGAGCGTCATGCTGCCGCTCAGCCGCCCGATTCTGGCGACCGTGGGCATCATCAAGTTCATCTGGACCTGGAACGACTACCAGGGACCGCTTATTTTCCTGTATTCGACCGACCTGTATACGATTCCGCTCGGCATGCAGTTTTTCAAGGAGGAATTCGGCACGCGGATCTCGGTCATGATGATGGCCGCCGTCTCCGCCGACATTCCGCTGCTTGCGCTGTTCCTGGCGCTGCAGAAGCAGGTCATCAACGGCATCGCGATCGGCGGCGTGAAGGGCTGA
- a CDS encoding carbohydrate ABC transporter permease, with translation MNERVAISKSPEAKKRFWTRKRRAEAAGWLFIAPEVIGMILVSLFPLGFSLVLSFTEWNLVGGLSAIKWIGLDNFFSLFEDNKFLMALENNIWFTIGTVPATLVISIALSAVIQKKLYAKSYFKVAFFIPYICSTIATAAVWSALYHPSKGPINQALLQLGIDNPPNWLVDTSFSLVAIMIIYVWQLLGYQMIIFLAGMTNIPDELYEAATIDGANGMQQFRRITLPLLGPTTFFLTITSIISSFKVFDIIKFLTNGGPNYSSTVIVYQIYEEGFQRFKMGYASAMSWVLFLMIVLVTSITWISQNRKVHY, from the coding sequence ATGAACGAACGGGTAGCGATTTCGAAGTCTCCGGAAGCCAAAAAACGGTTCTGGACGCGCAAAAGGCGCGCGGAGGCGGCCGGGTGGCTGTTTATTGCTCCGGAAGTGATCGGGATGATTCTCGTTTCCCTTTTTCCGCTCGGGTTCAGTCTCGTGCTGAGCTTTACGGAGTGGAATCTGGTCGGGGGCCTGTCCGCTATCAAGTGGATCGGGCTGGACAACTTTTTCAGTTTATTTGAAGATAACAAGTTTCTGATGGCGCTGGAAAACAACATTTGGTTTACGATCGGAACGGTTCCGGCCACGCTCGTCATCAGCATCGCGCTGTCGGCCGTCATCCAGAAGAAGCTGTACGCCAAGAGCTATTTCAAAGTGGCATTCTTCATTCCGTATATTTGCTCGACGATCGCGACGGCCGCCGTCTGGTCGGCGCTGTATCATCCCTCGAAGGGGCCGATCAACCAGGCGCTGCTGCAGCTCGGCATCGACAATCCGCCCAACTGGCTGGTCGATACCAGCTTCTCGCTCGTCGCCATCATGATCATTTACGTCTGGCAGCTGCTCGGGTACCAAATGATCATTTTCCTGGCGGGGATGACCAATATTCCGGACGAGCTGTACGAGGCGGCGACCATCGACGGAGCGAACGGCATGCAGCAGTTCCGGCGCATTACGCTGCCTTTGCTCGGCCCCACGACGTTCTTTTTGACGATTACCAGCATTATTTCGTCGTTCAAGGTGTTCGACATTATCAAGTTCCTGACCAACGGCGGCCCGAACTACTCCAGCACCGTCATTGTGTATCAGATCTACGAAGAAGGCTTTCAGCGCTTTAAAATGGGCTATGCGTCGGCCATGTCCTGGGTGCTGTTCCTCATGATCGTGCTGGTGACCTCGATTACCTGGATTTCGCAAAACCGCAAAGTTCATTACTGA
- a CDS encoding endo-beta-N-acetylglucosaminidase yields the protein MKTRNKKKTWSRFTVLSVATALFTASFPLAAAAGDTWPFAGDQAHGVNQPSVHGYTSGHIADWSPERDPYAEMLRSHVPLQQRIAPFASSQANPNLDPDVKMTNVSGDYGNAFIENAPYTNKFAQYHFHFWQYVDYWSPWHGTATAYTPPEYYDELAQKDWQQKWFEFGMLNIPNPTYTDAAHKNGVLSLAGIFFSNNDRGQQTYKQMIVKDEKGNYPVAEKLIEMAEYFGYDGYFINQEEQNPNVAVADIPDYIGFMKALQDGGLYVQWYDSLNTATGANTFARTFHDHNISFLYDKATGEQVSQSFFFDYGMGNSQINAAAAYLQNLNAQSGTDFELDDVGFAGLEAGRDRFKSVNGTALKNKLDANGVPRLGIATLGADFVHAGLDEDMNLGWPVRHRAENEYQWMTKLREQLWWSGPNVDPTNTATSPTNTVADVYADNRYWPGISSVIAERSVVGGTNFYTDFNTGHGLSYYRDGAVSNPDEWSNMSLQDVPVTWQWWQDTAGSRLDVDFDYGPEYDLGDSGRQSYEQIGAYNGGSSLVVSGKLDAETFLRLYKTELSVNANSKLSVTFNKPETDASAMQAGLIFADRPEEVVKVPVPESGKATNGWASAELDLGAYAGRTIAAFGLVFAPEQEAVETYQMNIGQIRIHDGSAVRPSAPSKLTITEAYADTGEMNISWKMNENYEVVKQYNVYVNDTFVGGKYDEVFYIKDLPALSGTIKVVPVGADGREGEAAVLPFDLTSTVSNVQVESTADGKLTVSWTNPSVSTGNLKINVESVNWVTSKKPVKENKVVSEGTTSVVFDKMPVNGDEYVVTIAPKRGDAVSASGAFIDTIAEPYAEDWYWEGDTLHLPMPETRDWRYLYVYEDGVLRSFPTTYGVGDKDRIIRGRSTKASLAFPSTAENVHVVLEDYAGNQSEPVVLRGGDN from the coding sequence TTGAAGACTCGCAACAAGAAGAAAACCTGGTCCAGGTTCACGGTGCTCAGCGTCGCCACAGCCTTGTTTACGGCCAGCTTCCCGCTTGCGGCGGCGGCCGGGGACACCTGGCCTTTTGCCGGAGATCAGGCTCACGGCGTTAACCAGCCCAGCGTGCACGGCTACACGAGCGGCCATATTGCCGACTGGAGCCCGGAGCGCGACCCTTATGCGGAAATGCTCCGGTCCCATGTCCCGCTTCAGCAGCGGATCGCTCCCTTCGCCTCGTCGCAAGCCAATCCGAATCTGGATCCGGACGTCAAAATGACGAACGTCAGCGGCGACTACGGAAACGCGTTTATCGAGAACGCGCCTTACACGAACAAATTCGCCCAATACCATTTTCATTTCTGGCAGTATGTCGATTACTGGTCGCCCTGGCACGGAACCGCCACGGCCTACACCCCTCCCGAATATTACGACGAGCTGGCCCAGAAGGACTGGCAGCAAAAGTGGTTCGAGTTCGGCATGCTGAACATCCCGAATCCGACGTACACGGACGCGGCGCACAAAAACGGCGTGCTGTCGCTGGCCGGCATCTTTTTCTCCAATAACGACCGCGGCCAGCAAACGTACAAGCAGATGATCGTGAAGGACGAAAAAGGAAACTACCCGGTCGCCGAGAAATTGATCGAGATGGCCGAATACTTCGGTTACGACGGTTACTTCATCAACCAGGAGGAGCAGAACCCCAACGTCGCCGTCGCAGACATTCCGGATTACATCGGATTCATGAAAGCGCTGCAGGACGGCGGGCTGTACGTTCAGTGGTACGACTCGCTGAACACGGCGACCGGCGCCAACACGTTCGCGCGCACCTTCCATGACCACAACATCTCGTTCCTTTACGACAAGGCAACGGGCGAACAGGTGTCGCAGTCGTTTTTCTTCGATTACGGAATGGGGAACAGCCAGATCAATGCGGCAGCTGCCTATCTCCAAAATCTGAACGCCCAATCCGGCACCGATTTCGAGCTCGACGACGTCGGCTTTGCGGGCCTTGAAGCCGGACGCGACCGGTTCAAAAGCGTCAACGGCACCGCGCTGAAAAACAAGCTGGACGCAAACGGCGTGCCGCGCCTCGGCATCGCCACGCTCGGGGCGGACTTCGTCCACGCGGGACTGGACGAGGACATGAACCTGGGCTGGCCGGTCCGGCACCGCGCGGAAAACGAGTACCAGTGGATGACCAAGCTGCGCGAACAGCTCTGGTGGTCCGGCCCGAACGTCGATCCGACGAATACGGCGACCTCCCCGACGAATACCGTCGCCGACGTCTATGCCGACAACCGGTACTGGCCGGGAATCTCTTCGGTCATCGCCGAGCGTTCGGTCGTGGGGGGCACGAATTTTTATACCGATTTCAACACGGGGCACGGTCTCTCCTACTATCGCGACGGAGCGGTCTCGAACCCGGACGAGTGGTCGAACATGAGCCTGCAGGACGTTCCGGTCACCTGGCAGTGGTGGCAGGACACGGCCGGCAGCCGGCTGGACGTCGACTTCGATTACGGTCCAGAATACGACCTGGGCGACTCGGGACGCCAATCGTACGAGCAGATCGGCGCGTACAACGGAGGAAGCTCCCTCGTCGTCAGCGGCAAGCTGGATGCGGAAACCTTCCTGCGTCTGTATAAAACCGAGCTGAGCGTAAACGCGAACTCAAAGCTGTCCGTCACCTTCAACAAGCCGGAAACGGACGCGTCCGCCATGCAGGCCGGGCTTATTTTCGCCGATCGGCCGGAGGAAGTCGTGAAGGTTCCGGTTCCGGAGAGCGGGAAAGCGACAAACGGCTGGGCATCGGCCGAACTCGACCTCGGCGCCTATGCGGGCCGGACGATCGCAGCTTTCGGGCTCGTTTTCGCTCCGGAGCAGGAAGCGGTCGAAACGTATCAAATGAATATCGGGCAAATCCGCATCCATGACGGCTCCGCCGTTCGTCCTTCGGCTCCGTCCAAACTGACGATTACGGAAGCGTACGCGGACACCGGCGAAATGAACATCAGCTGGAAAATGAACGAAAACTACGAAGTCGTAAAGCAGTACAACGTTTACGTCAACGACACGTTCGTCGGCGGCAAATACGACGAGGTGTTCTACATCAAAGATCTCCCGGCGCTGTCCGGTACGATCAAAGTGGTTCCGGTCGGCGCCGACGGACGGGAAGGCGAAGCCGCCGTTCTGCCGTTCGACCTGACGAGCACGGTATCGAACGTGCAAGTCGAATCGACGGCGGACGGCAAGCTGACCGTCAGTTGGACCAACCCTTCGGTATCGACGGGCAACTTGAAAATCAACGTCGAATCGGTCAACTGGGTGACATCCAAAAAACCGGTGAAGGAAAATAAAGTCGTTTCCGAAGGCACGACCTCCGTCGTTTTCGACAAGATGCCGGTCAACGGGGACGAGTATGTGGTAACGATCGCTCCCAAACGCGGGGACGCGGTGTCCGCAAGCGGAGCCTTCATCGATACGATCGCCGAGCCGTATGCCGAGGACTGGTATTGGGAGGGCGACACGCTCCATCTGCCGATGCCGGAAACGAGAGACTGGCGCTATCTGTACGTATATGAAGACGGGGTTCTCCGGTCCTTCCCGACCACTTACGGCGTAGGGGACAAAGACCGGATCATCCGCGGCCGGAGCACGAAGGCAAGCCTCGCGTTTCCCTCGACGGCCGAGAACGTGCATGTCGTGCTGGAGGATTACGCGGGCAACCAATCGGAGCCGGTCGTTCTCAGAGGCGGCGACAATTAA
- a CDS encoding phosphodiester glycosidase family protein, with product MFRQRKKTKIFAIIAVILLALGTTAYRLADRYLIEHVEVVVAPNGASAQGRPETSATSESAEASEDAGASESSGTSGTSESSGTDAPDASATEAEWDDWNYTDENVTIRIEKVQTGSGDDVVTYFAADVQLSESADLLTAFAKNAFGTNITEDTSTIAASNNAVFAINGDYYGFRSDGVVIRNGTLYRDEPARDGLALLEDGTLMPYDEEGTSSDELLAQGVTNTFSFGPILVQDGEIAGDFSSVRIDNNFGNRSIQNANPRTGIGMIAPNHFLFVVVDGREEGYSRGMTLTEFAELFRELGATEAYNLDGGGSSTMYFMGRVVNDPLGEGKERGVSDIIYIPPS from the coding sequence ATGTTCCGCCAACGAAAAAAAACCAAAATCTTCGCCATAATAGCCGTCATTCTGCTGGCGCTCGGCACGACTGCGTACCGGCTCGCCGATCGCTATCTGATCGAGCACGTCGAGGTCGTCGTCGCTCCGAACGGCGCGTCCGCCCAGGGGCGCCCGGAAACGTCCGCAACCTCCGAGTCCGCGGAAGCTTCGGAAGACGCCGGAGCCTCGGAGAGCTCGGGGACATCCGGAACGTCGGAATCCTCCGGAACCGATGCGCCGGACGCCTCCGCGACGGAAGCGGAATGGGACGACTGGAACTACACGGACGAAAACGTCACGATCCGCATCGAAAAGGTGCAAACGGGCTCTGGCGACGACGTCGTCACCTACTTCGCAGCCGACGTCCAGTTAAGCGAATCGGCGGACTTGCTAACCGCCTTCGCCAAAAACGCCTTCGGCACGAACATCACCGAAGACACCTCGACGATCGCCGCCAGCAATAACGCCGTATTCGCCATTAACGGCGATTATTACGGCTTCCGCAGCGACGGCGTCGTCATCCGCAACGGGACGCTGTACCGCGACGAACCGGCGCGCGACGGCCTGGCCCTGCTCGAGGACGGCACCCTGATGCCGTATGACGAGGAGGGAACCTCCTCGGACGAGCTTCTTGCCCAGGGGGTCACGAACACCTTCTCGTTCGGCCCGATTCTCGTTCAGGACGGCGAGATCGCCGGCGACTTCAGCAGCGTGCGCATCGACAACAACTTCGGCAACCGTTCGATCCAGAACGCCAATCCGCGAACCGGCATCGGGATGATCGCGCCGAACCACTTTCTGTTCGTCGTGGTCGACGGACGCGAGGAAGGTTACAGCCGGGGTATGACGCTGACCGAATTCGCGGAGCTGTTCCGGGAGCTCGGGGCCACCGAAGCCTATAATCTCGACGGCGGGGGCTCGTCGACGATGTATTTCATGGGCCGGGTCGTGAACGATCCGCTCGGCGAAGGCAAGGAACGCGGCGTCAGCGACATTATTTACATTCCCCCATCTTAA